The Fusobacterium sp. DD2 DNA window TAGCAACAGAAGGCTATATCAATGTAATACAAAAAATTGTACAATGTTTGATAGATTTGAGAAAGTAAATTTTGCTTCATTTGATGATTATGTAAATAAAATTGCATTTCCATACTTCAAAGAAAAATCAAATGGGGATTTAACTATGGATCAATTGCTTGAAAAAGCAAGACTGCAATATATTGATGATTATTTAAAAACTTCTTCTAAGATTGCAGTTGTTACTAACCAGGATGAACTGATTCTTGATGAAGAAGATTTAGATTATCTTAAAGATACTTTCAAAAATAGAATAATTATCTATCCTTATGGTGGACACTGTGGTAATATGTTCTATACTCCTAACGTGAAGACAATGCTTCATTTTTTAAAAGAAGGGGAGCTGACAAATGAAAATTAAAAAATATATTTTCTTATTTTTGGTTGTTTTATCTTTTTCTCTATATGCAAATGAATATACAGAGGAACAACAAGCTAAAATTGATAAAGGAATGGAATATTTTAACGTATATGATCCATTTGAAACATTTAATAAAAAAATATACTATTTTAACTATAAATTTGATAAGTATATTTTTCTACCAACAACAAGATTTTATAAAGCTGTAACTCCAGTCTTTGTAAGAAAAGGAGTAAACAACTTTTTTAACAATACAAAAAATATCTCAACTGCAGGAAATTCACTCCTTCAGTTGAAAATAAAAAAAACAATGAGAACTATTGGTCTTTTTACAATGAATATCGCCTTCGGATTTGGAGGAACTATAGATGCAGCTTCTGAATTTGGTATGCCAAAACCATATGAAGATTTTGGTCTTACATTAGCTCACTATGGTGTAAAAAAAGGCCCATATCTCATTCTTCCAATACTTGGTCCTAGCAATTTTCGTGATGCTATAGGTACAGGTGTGGATACTCTTATTAACAGAAACTTCTATAATGAATCATATCTTCCAGATATGAATGAACCAGAAGTTGCTTTATTACAAGGTGTCAATAAAAGAGACCATGTACCTTTCAAATATTATGGTACAGGTTCTCCTTTTGAATATGAATATGTACGTTTCCTATATCAAAAATACAGGGAGCTTCAATCAGATATTGGAACAGAAGTATTCTGATTAAAAATAAAATAGGGAGGTTTTTATGAACTTACAAGAAAAAGTTTTAGGCTACAAAGATGACGTAGTTAGAGAAATACAAGGAGCTATTCAAATTCCAAGTGTAATGGAAGAAGCAAAACCTGGAATGCCATTTGGTGAAGGGCCTGCTAAAGCTCTTAACTACTTTGTAGAATTAGGAAAAAAATTAGGATTTAAAGTTGTCAACTATGATAACTATGCTGCTGAAATAGAATTTGGTGAAGGTGAAGAAGTATTAGGTATACTTGGGCACGT harbors:
- a CDS encoding VacJ family lipoprotein, producing MKIKKYIFLFLVVLSFSLYANEYTEEQQAKIDKGMEYFNVYDPFETFNKKIYYFNYKFDKYIFLPTTRFYKAVTPVFVRKGVNNFFNNTKNISTAGNSLLQLKIKKTMRTIGLFTMNIAFGFGGTIDAASEFGMPKPYEDFGLTLAHYGVKKGPYLILPILGPSNFRDAIGTGVDTLINRNFYNESYLPDMNEPEVALLQGVNKRDHVPFKYYGTGSPFEYEYVRFLYQKYRELQSDIGTEVF